In Pseudomonas fluorescens NCIMB 11764, a single window of DNA contains:
- the rpsU gene encoding 30S ribosomal protein S21 — protein MPAVKVKENEPFDVALRRFKRSCEKAGVLAEVRSREFYEKPTSERKRKAAAAVKRHAKKVQREQRRAVRLY, from the coding sequence ATGCCAGCCGTCAAAGTAAAAGAGAACGAACCCTTCGACGTAGCTCTGCGTCGTTTCAAGCGCTCCTGCGAAAAAGCCGGTGTACTGGCTGAAGTTCGTAGCCGCGAATTTTACGAGAAGCCAACTTCTGAGCGTAAGCGCAAAGCAGCAGCCGCTGTTAAGCGTCACGCCAAGAAAGTTCAGCGCGAACAGCGCCGCGCCGTTCGTCTGTACTAA
- the dnaG gene encoding DNA primase — protein MAGLIPQSFIDDLLNRTDIVDVVSSRLQLKKAGKNYTACCPFHKEKTPSFSVSPDKQFYYCFGCGAGGNALGFMMDHDNLDFIQAVEELAKAAGMEIPREESGRPHKPRQPTDSPLYPLLTAAADFYRQALKSHPSRKAAVDYLKGRGLTGEIARDFGLGFAPPGWDNLFKHLSSDTLQQKAMVDAGLLIENAETGKRYDRFRDRVMFPIRDSRGRIIAFGGRVLGDDKPKYLNSPETPVFHKGQELYGLYEARKNNRNLDEIIVVEGYMDVIALAQQGLRNAVATLGTATSEEHLKRLFRVVPNVLFCFDGDQAGRNAAWRALEATLPCLQDGRRARFLFLPEGEDPDTLVRSEGTDAFRARINQHAQPLADYFFQQLTEESDPRSLEGKAHMATLAAPLIDKVPGANLRILMRQRLTEITGLSGEAVSQLVQSAPQDAPPAYDPGIDYDAMPDYSDYHQPQAQEMYVPQQEWTPKKPGAGGKKWDKKPWDKNGKRGGDRDQPSAPRTPIAVEAPTLIALRTLIHHPELAGKVETADHFANESNTYAQLLVALIEAVQKNPKLNSIQLMARWHGTEQGRLLKALAEKEWLIKGDNLEQQFLDTITRLSAGQHTDSLEALIRKARQPGLTAEEANQIANQMRDLLKRNMATPNPTSTGA, from the coding sequence ATGGCCGGGCTAATTCCCCAGAGCTTCATTGACGACCTTCTGAACCGCACCGACATCGTCGATGTGGTCAGCTCGCGCCTGCAACTGAAAAAGGCCGGCAAGAACTACACTGCCTGCTGCCCGTTCCACAAAGAGAAAACCCCCTCCTTCAGCGTCAGTCCCGACAAGCAGTTCTATTACTGCTTCGGCTGCGGCGCTGGCGGAAACGCCCTCGGCTTCATGATGGACCACGACAACCTGGACTTCATCCAGGCTGTCGAAGAACTGGCCAAAGCCGCCGGCATGGAAATCCCCCGCGAAGAAAGCGGCCGGCCGCACAAACCGCGGCAGCCGACCGATTCGCCGCTATACCCGCTTCTCACCGCCGCAGCCGATTTCTACCGCCAGGCACTGAAAAGCCATCCATCGCGTAAAGCCGCTGTGGATTACCTGAAGGGTCGCGGACTGACCGGCGAGATTGCCCGGGATTTTGGCCTCGGTTTCGCCCCGCCTGGCTGGGACAATCTGTTCAAGCACTTGAGCAGCGACACCCTGCAACAGAAAGCCATGGTCGATGCCGGCCTGCTGATCGAAAACGCCGAAACCGGAAAACGCTATGACCGCTTCCGCGATCGCGTGATGTTTCCGATCCGCGACAGCCGCGGGCGCATCATCGCTTTCGGCGGCCGGGTACTGGGCGATGACAAACCGAAATACCTGAACTCACCGGAAACCCCGGTATTCCATAAGGGCCAGGAACTCTACGGCCTTTATGAAGCACGCAAAAACAACCGCAATCTCGATGAAATCATCGTCGTCGAAGGCTACATGGATGTCATAGCCCTCGCCCAACAAGGCTTGCGCAATGCCGTCGCCACGCTGGGCACCGCCACCAGCGAAGAGCATTTGAAACGACTGTTTCGCGTTGTGCCCAACGTGTTGTTCTGCTTCGACGGCGACCAGGCTGGCCGCAACGCCGCGTGGCGAGCGCTGGAGGCCACCCTGCCCTGCCTGCAAGACGGGCGCCGTGCACGTTTCCTGTTCCTGCCTGAGGGCGAGGACCCGGACACGCTGGTCCGCTCCGAAGGCACTGACGCGTTCCGCGCGCGAATCAATCAGCACGCACAGCCACTGGCAGATTATTTCTTTCAGCAGCTGACCGAGGAATCCGATCCGCGCTCGCTCGAAGGCAAGGCCCACATGGCCACCCTCGCCGCGCCGCTGATCGACAAGGTCCCGGGTGCGAACCTGCGCATCCTGATGCGTCAGCGCCTGACCGAAATCACCGGCCTCAGCGGCGAGGCCGTGAGCCAACTGGTACAAAGCGCGCCTCAAGACGCGCCACCGGCCTACGACCCGGGCATCGATTACGACGCCATGCCGGACTACAGCGACTACCATCAGCCGCAGGCACAAGAGATGTATGTGCCGCAGCAGGAATGGACGCCGAAGAAACCCGGTGCCGGCGGCAAGAAATGGGACAAGAAACCCTGGGACAAGAATGGCAAGCGTGGCGGTGATCGCGATCAACCGAGCGCTCCGCGCACACCGATTGCCGTGGAAGCCCCGACACTGATTGCACTTCGCACGCTCATTCATCACCCGGAACTGGCCGGCAAGGTAGAAACCGCCGATCACTTCGCCAATGAGAGCAACACCTACGCACAACTGCTGGTGGCCCTCATCGAGGCGGTGCAAAAAAATCCTAAGCTAAACTCAATTCAGTTAATGGCCCGCTGGCACGGGACAGAACAGGGACGTCTGCTCAAAGCATTGGCGGAAAAGGAATGGCTGATTAAGGGCGATAACCTTGAACAACAGTTTTTAGACACCATTACTAGGCTATCAGCCGGTCAACACACCGATAGCCTTGAAGCACTTATCAGAAAAGCAAGGCAGCCAGGATTGACCGCAGAGGAAGCAAATCAGATCGCAAATCAGATGCGCGACCTATTAAAACGCAATATGGCTACACCAAACCCGACCTCAACTGGCGCGTGA
- the rpoD gene encoding RNA polymerase sigma factor RpoD, which produces MSGKAQQQSRIKELITLGREQGYLTYAEVNDHLPEDISDPEQVEDIIRMINDMGINVFEVAPDKDSLMLADADTDEAAAEEAAAALAAVETDIGRTTDPVRMYMREMGTVELLTREGEIEIAKRIEEGIREVMGAIAHFPGTVDHILSEYTRVTTEGGRLSDVLSGYIDPDDGIAPPAAEVPPPVDPKAVKADDDTDDDDAEATDDEEEAESGPDPVIAAQRFGAVSDQMEITRKALKKHGRNNKAAIAELLLLAELFMPIKLVPKQFEGLVERVRSALDRLRQQERAIMQLCVRDARMPRADFLRQFPGNEVDESWTDALAKGKSKYAEAIGRLQPDIIRCQQKLTALETETGLTIAEIKDINRRMSIGEAKARRAKKEMVEANLRLVISIAKKYTNRGLQFLDLIQEGNIGLMKAVDKFEYRRGYKFSTYATWWIRQAITRSIADQARTIRIPVHMIETINKLNRISRQMLQEMGREPTPEELGERMEMPEDKIRKVLKIAKEPISMETPIGDDEDSHLGDFIEDSTMQSPIDVATVESLKEATREVLSGLTAREAKVLRMRFGIDMNTDHTLEEVGKQFDVTRERIRQIEAKALRKLRHPTRSEHLRSFLDE; this is translated from the coding sequence ATGTCCGGAAAAGCGCAACAGCAGTCTCGTATCAAAGAGTTGATCACACTTGGTCGTGAGCAGGGCTACCTGACTTACGCGGAGGTCAACGACCACCTGCCGGAGGATATTTCAGATCCGGAACAGGTGGAAGACATCATCCGCATGATCAATGACATGGGGATCAACGTATTCGAGGTTGCGCCAGATAAGGATTCCCTTATGCTGGCCGACGCCGATACCGACGAAGCCGCGGCCGAAGAGGCAGCAGCAGCGTTGGCAGCGGTCGAGACCGACATTGGTCGCACCACCGACCCAGTGCGCATGTACATGCGTGAAATGGGTACGGTAGAGCTCCTCACACGTGAAGGCGAAATCGAAATCGCCAAACGTATTGAAGAGGGCATCCGCGAAGTGATGGGCGCAATCGCGCACTTCCCTGGCACGGTTGACCATATTCTCTCCGAGTACACTCGCGTCACCACCGAAGGTGGCCGCCTGTCCGACGTCCTGAGCGGTTATATCGACCCGGACGACGGCATTGCGCCGCCTGCTGCAGAAGTGCCGCCGCCAGTCGATCCGAAAGCCGTGAAAGCGGACGACGACACCGACGACGATGACGCCGAAGCAACGGATGACGAAGAAGAAGCCGAAAGCGGCCCGGATCCGGTCATCGCGGCACAGCGTTTTGGCGCTGTCTCCGATCAGATGGAAATCACCCGCAAGGCGCTGAAAAAGCACGGTCGCAACAACAAGGCGGCGATTGCCGAACTGTTGCTGCTGGCTGAGCTGTTCATGCCGATCAAACTGGTACCGAAGCAATTCGAAGGCCTGGTCGAGCGTGTTCGCAGTGCCCTGGATCGTCTGCGTCAGCAAGAGCGCGCGATCATGCAACTGTGCGTTCGTGATGCCCGCATGCCGCGTGCCGATTTCCTGCGCCAGTTCCCGGGCAATGAAGTCGACGAAAGCTGGACCGATGCACTGGCCAAAGGCAAAAGCAAATACGCTGAAGCCATTGGTCGCCTGCAGCCGGACATCATTCGTTGCCAGCAGAAGCTGACCGCGCTGGAAACCGAAACCGGTTTGACGATCGCCGAGATCAAGGACATCAACCGTCGCATGTCGATCGGTGAGGCCAAGGCCCGCCGCGCGAAGAAAGAGATGGTTGAAGCGAACTTGCGTCTGGTGATCTCCATCGCCAAGAAGTACACCAACCGTGGCCTGCAATTCCTCGATCTGATCCAGGAAGGCAACATCGGTCTGATGAAAGCGGTAGACAAGTTCGAATACCGCCGCGGCTACAAATTCTCGACTTATGCCACCTGGTGGATCCGTCAGGCGATCACTCGCTCGATCGCCGACCAGGCCCGCACCATCCGTATTCCGGTGCACATGATCGAGACGATCAACAAGCTCAACCGTATTTCCCGGCAGATGTTGCAGGAAATGGGTCGCGAACCGACCCCGGAAGAGCTGGGCGAACGCATGGAAATGCCTGAGGACAAGATCCGCAAGGTATTGAAGATCGCTAAAGAGCCGATCTCCATGGAAACCCCGATCGGTGATGACGAAGACTCCCATCTGGGTGACTTCATCGAAGACTCGACCATGCAGTCGCCAATCGATGTTGCTACCGTTGAGAGCCTTAAAGAAGCGACTCGCGAAGTCCTGTCCGGCCTCACTGCCCGTGAAGCCAAGGTTCTGCGCATGCGCTTCGGTATCGATATGAATACCGACCACACCCTCGAGGAGGTTGGTAAACAGTTCGACGTGACCCGTGAACGGATTCGCCAGATCGAAGCCAAGGCGCTGCGCAAGCTGCGCCACCCGACGAGAAGCGAGCATTTGCGCTCCTTCCTCGACGAGTGA
- a CDS encoding bifunctional diguanylate cyclase/phosphodiesterase → MPRLPTVLFLLSLMTWTATAGALTLTDEERSWLAAHPDLRLGVDASWPPFEFRDDQGRYQGLAADYINLIRQRLAIKLTPIEPVSWTVVLEQAKQAKLDLLPGIMSTPERQAYLSFTRPYLDFPIVILAHVGGAQPRKLEDLYGLKIAVVENYAPHELLRTQHPDLNLVGLPNVSSALQALATDEVDAVVGDLASSVWSLRQLKLDGLYVSGETPYRYQLAMGVPRENKILVGILDKVLADMTPAEISSIQEHWVGNVLDHRTFWSDLLVYGLPGLLLLMTVLAVVIRINRRLSSEIARRVDLEQELRSSEYHYRGLVESLSAIAWEARITDFTYSYVSPHAEELLGYPLAHWLIPGFWRNIIHPADLTRAQTFCDQEVLAGRDHSLDYRVITADGRCIWVRDIVSLIEHGHEPVMRGLMIDISEAKRTEEALRLSEQKFASVFQQCPDILVIARLSDGCLLEVNEAFEEQIGLKAEDVIGQTATDLNIWGVPGVGPGLLQRLQAGSIRNLEMPFRRNNGQVFTGLISAEPFDLDTTPALVVVVRDISQLKETQQQLQTSEEKFAKAFHASPDGLLLSRQSDGLLLEVNEGFSRITGFNSAMSVDRSALELGIWVNLNERKQMLDLLHRDGFVRDFSCHIRRSDGQIRLCEVSSRPLPIGDEDCMLTIARDITERHLMQEKLQQAATVFESTAEGVLITDTQQHISAVNRAFTEITGYSESEALGHTPRLLASGLHDSAFYAAMWHQLTAEGHWQGEISNRRKNGELYPSWLTISAVRNRDKFITHFVAVFADISSLKHAQAKLDYQAHHDPLTGLPNRTLFESRLLTALNNQQENGGQGAVLFLDLDRFKHINDSLGHPVGDLLLKGIAVRLKDQLRDIDTVARLGGDEFIILLPGLQQSSDADNIATKLLNCFSAPFQAGEHEFFISASIGTSLYPKDGCDVATLVKNADAAMYRSKAKGRNRVESYTRDLTAQASERVALEHELRRAIERNELSLHYQPKISLDDNRLVGAEALIRWHHPTFGAVPPEHFIPLAEENGMILQIGDWVLETACRQMYEWNLTYECLGPLSVNLAGAQLRQPNLLGRIEQLLKDNRLQPGLLQLEITENFIMSQAEEALAVLHQLKHLGVQLAIDDFGTGYSSLSYLKRLPLDILKIDQSFVRGLPDDPHDAAIVRAIIALGRSMQFTVIAEGVETFAQQQFLAEEGCEQIQGYIVSLPLPADEFAATFLRIAVSDFSDSTAEKPSL, encoded by the coding sequence ATGCCCAGACTGCCGACCGTGCTTTTTTTGCTGTCGCTGATGACCTGGACCGCAACGGCTGGCGCGCTGACTCTGACCGACGAAGAACGTAGCTGGCTGGCGGCCCACCCGGACTTGCGCCTGGGTGTGGATGCGTCATGGCCACCCTTCGAGTTTCGCGATGATCAGGGCCGCTATCAGGGCCTTGCGGCGGACTACATCAACCTGATCCGCCAACGCCTGGCTATCAAGCTCACGCCCATCGAACCCGTGAGCTGGACGGTTGTTCTCGAACAGGCCAAGCAAGCCAAACTGGACCTGTTACCGGGCATCATGTCGACCCCGGAACGCCAGGCATACCTGTCATTTACGCGTCCCTACCTCGACTTTCCAATTGTCATACTTGCCCACGTCGGCGGCGCGCAACCGCGCAAACTCGAAGACCTGTACGGCCTGAAAATCGCCGTGGTGGAAAACTACGCGCCCCATGAACTGCTGCGCACTCAGCATCCCGATCTGAACCTGGTCGGATTGCCCAACGTCAGCTCAGCCTTGCAGGCACTGGCGACCGATGAAGTGGACGCGGTGGTCGGCGATCTCGCCTCCAGTGTCTGGAGCCTGCGACAGCTCAAACTCGACGGACTGTATGTCAGCGGCGAAACACCCTATCGCTATCAACTGGCCATGGGTGTGCCCCGGGAAAACAAGATTCTGGTCGGCATCCTCGACAAAGTCCTGGCAGACATGACCCCGGCTGAAATCAGCTCCATTCAGGAGCATTGGGTCGGCAATGTTCTCGATCATCGAACATTCTGGTCCGATCTGCTGGTGTACGGCCTGCCGGGACTGCTGCTACTGATGACGGTGCTGGCGGTCGTGATTCGGATCAACCGCCGCCTCAGTTCGGAAATCGCCCGCCGCGTCGACCTGGAACAGGAGCTGCGCAGCAGCGAATACCATTACCGCGGGCTGGTGGAGAGTCTTTCGGCCATTGCCTGGGAGGCGCGGATCACCGACTTCACCTACAGCTATGTGTCGCCCCACGCCGAAGAATTGCTCGGCTACCCCTTGGCCCATTGGCTGATTCCAGGCTTCTGGCGCAACATCATCCACCCCGCCGACCTGACCCGTGCCCAGACCTTCTGCGATCAGGAAGTGCTGGCCGGGCGCGATCACAGCCTCGATTACCGGGTCATCACTGCCGATGGACGCTGCATATGGGTACGCGACATCGTCAGCCTGATCGAGCACGGTCATGAGCCGGTGATGCGCGGCCTGATGATCGACATCAGCGAGGCCAAGCGCACCGAAGAGGCGCTGCGCCTGTCGGAACAGAAGTTCGCCTCGGTCTTCCAGCAATGCCCGGACATCCTGGTCATTGCGCGTCTTTCCGACGGCTGCCTGCTGGAGGTCAACGAAGCGTTTGAAGAACAGATCGGCCTCAAGGCAGAAGACGTCATCGGCCAGACGGCCACCGACCTCAATATCTGGGGCGTCCCCGGCGTCGGGCCGGGCTTGCTGCAGCGCTTGCAGGCCGGCAGCATCCGTAACCTGGAAATGCCCTTTCGCCGCAACAATGGCCAGGTTTTTACCGGCCTGATCTCTGCCGAACCCTTCGACCTCGACACCACCCCGGCGCTGGTGGTGGTCGTGCGGGATATCAGCCAGCTCAAGGAAACCCAGCAACAGCTGCAAACCTCCGAAGAAAAATTCGCCAAGGCTTTCCACGCCTCGCCTGACGGTTTGTTGCTGTCCCGGCAGAGCGACGGTTTGCTGCTGGAGGTCAACGAGGGTTTCAGCCGCATTACCGGCTTCAATAGCGCGATGTCCGTGGACCGCTCGGCGTTGGAGTTGGGAATCTGGGTCAATCTCAACGAACGCAAACAGATGCTCGACCTGCTGCATCGGGACGGTTTCGTCCGCGACTTCAGTTGCCATATCCGTCGCAGCGACGGGCAGATCCGCCTCTGCGAAGTGTCGAGCCGTCCGCTGCCGATTGGCGACGAAGATTGCATGCTGACCATCGCGAGGGACATCACCGAGCGCCACCTGATGCAGGAAAAACTGCAACAGGCGGCGACCGTGTTCGAGAGCACCGCCGAGGGCGTGTTGATCACCGACACCCAGCAGCACATCAGCGCGGTCAACCGCGCGTTTACCGAAATCACCGGCTACAGCGAAAGCGAGGCCCTCGGCCACACCCCTCGCTTGCTCGCCTCGGGCCTGCATGACAGCGCTTTCTACGCGGCCATGTGGCATCAACTGACGGCCGAAGGCCATTGGCAGGGCGAGATTTCCAACCGGCGCAAGAACGGAGAGCTCTATCCAAGCTGGCTGACCATCAGCGCCGTGCGCAACCGCGACAAGTTCATCACCCACTTTGTCGCCGTATTCGCGGACATTTCCAGCCTCAAGCACGCGCAGGCCAAACTCGATTACCAGGCGCACCACGACCCGCTGACGGGCTTGCCGAACCGCACGCTGTTCGAGAGCCGACTGCTGACTGCACTCAACAATCAGCAGGAAAACGGCGGCCAGGGCGCCGTATTGTTCCTCGATCTTGACCGCTTCAAACACATCAACGACAGCCTCGGCCACCCGGTCGGCGACCTGCTGCTCAAGGGCATCGCCGTGCGCCTCAAGGACCAGTTGCGCGACATCGATACCGTGGCGCGCCTCGGTGGTGACGAATTCATCATCCTGCTGCCCGGCCTGCAACAGTCGAGCGACGCCGACAACATCGCAACCAAGTTGCTCAACTGCTTCTCTGCGCCATTCCAGGCGGGCGAGCACGAGTTCTTCATCAGCGCCAGCATTGGCACCAGCCTCTACCCCAAGGACGGTTGCGACGTCGCCACACTGGTCAAGAACGCCGACGCGGCGATGTACCGCTCCAAGGCCAAGGGCCGCAACCGGGTCGAGAGTTATACCCGTGACCTGACCGCTCAGGCCAGCGAGCGGGTCGCACTGGAACACGAACTGCGCCGTGCCATCGAGCGCAATGAACTGTCGCTGCATTACCAGCCGAAAATCAGCCTGGACGACAATCGCCTGGTGGGTGCAGAAGCCCTCATCCGCTGGCATCACCCGACTTTCGGCGCCGTGCCGCCGGAGCACTTCATTCCCTTGGCCGAAGAGAACGGGATGATTCTGCAGATCGGCGACTGGGTGCTCGAGACCGCATGCCGGCAGATGTACGAATGGAACCTGACTTATGAATGCCTCGGCCCATTGTCAGTCAACCTCGCCGGCGCGCAACTGCGCCAGCCCAACCTGCTCGGCCGGATCGAACAACTGCTCAAGGACAACCGTCTTCAGCCCGGATTATTGCAACTGGAAATTACCGAAAACTTCATCATGAGCCAGGCCGAGGAAGCGCTGGCGGTGCTGCATCAACTCAAACACCTGGGCGTGCAACTGGCCATCGATGACTTCGGAACCGGCTATTCATCCCTGAGTTACCTCAAGCGCCTGCCGCTGGACATCCTCAAGATCGACCAGTCGTTCGTCCGCGGCCTGCCGGATGACCCCCATGACGCGGCCATTGTTCGCGCGATCATCGCGCTGGGGCGCAGCATGCAATTCACCGTCATAGCCGAGGGCGTCGAGACGTTCGCGCAGCAGCAATTCCTCGCGGAGGAAGGCTGCGAACAGATTCAGGGCTACATCGTCAGCCTGCCCTTGCCGGCGGACGAATTCGCCGCGACGTTTCTTCGTATAGCCGTATCGGATTTTTCGGATAGCACAGCCGAGAAACCGTCGCTATAA